From one Rhizobium lentis genomic stretch:
- a CDS encoding type II toxin-antitoxin system RelE/ParE family toxin: MTTYRLTRTADAVLSGIDEYASLHFGEAQADAYLLDWDRIFILLSRVPSMGDACDELGAGLRRLLHMRHVAFYRQIPDGILVIDIIGADRLADRHLQSNRQPGSGAPHA, from the coding sequence GTGACAACCTATAGGCTGACCCGAACCGCAGATGCCGTGCTCTCGGGCATCGACGAATATGCCAGCCTGCATTTCGGCGAGGCGCAGGCGGATGCCTATCTCCTCGACTGGGATCGGATTTTCATACTTCTCTCGCGCGTGCCTTCCATGGGAGACGCGTGCGACGAACTCGGCGCCGGCCTTCGCCGCCTTCTTCACATGCGTCACGTCGCATTTTATCGGCAAATACCGGATGGCATCCTCGTCATCGACATCATCGGCGCCGACCGGCTCGCCGATAGACATCTTCAATCCAACCGACAACCCGGATCGGGCGCCCCGCATGCCTGA
- a CDS encoding HAD family hydrolase — MLTSRVDYPGITGAMSSIDLVIFDCDGVLIDSEPIASRTLAETLQGAGIAITAAEAHAKFTGNSESIIAEMCRREYGIIDVAALFEAWHRHLFEEFARSLTPIPGISEVVKSLDRPKCVASNSTMRRLRNSLGKLDLWSAFAEGVFSAEFVSRPKPAPDLLLHCAERFRARPARCVMIDDSVHGVAAAIAAGMTAIGFVDPADPRPGRRAVLDAAGAAAVATGAGELTAILEHVGGRL, encoded by the coding sequence ATGCTCACTAGTCGTGTCGATTATCCCGGTATAACGGGGGCCATGAGTAGCATCGATCTGGTGATCTTCGATTGCGACGGCGTGCTGATCGACAGCGAACCGATCGCCAGCCGCACGCTGGCGGAGACGCTGCAAGGCGCCGGCATTGCGATCACCGCGGCGGAGGCGCATGCCAAATTCACCGGCAATTCGGAAAGCATCATCGCCGAGATGTGCCGACGCGAATATGGAATCATCGATGTCGCCGCGCTGTTTGAGGCATGGCATCGTCATCTGTTCGAGGAATTTGCCCGCTCGCTGACGCCGATCCCCGGCATTTCCGAGGTCGTCAAGAGCCTCGACCGTCCGAAATGCGTCGCATCGAACAGCACGATGCGGCGGCTGCGCAACAGCCTCGGCAAACTCGATCTCTGGAGTGCCTTCGCCGAAGGCGTTTTCAGCGCCGAATTCGTATCCCGGCCGAAGCCGGCGCCTGATCTGCTGCTGCATTGCGCCGAGCGTTTTCGAGCCCGGCCGGCCAGATGCGTAATGATCGACGACAGCGTCCACGGCGTGGCGGCGGCAATCGCCGCAGGCATGACGGCCATCGGATTCGTCGATCCGGCCGATCCGAGGCCCGGCCGCCGCGCGGTCCTCGATGCCGCCGGCGCTGCCGCGGTGGCGACAGGAGCAGGGGAGCTCACCGCCATTCTGGAACATGTCGGAGGGAGGCTGTGA
- a CDS encoding glycerophosphodiester phosphodiesterase family protein, producing the protein MVLIIGHRGGRNLWPENSLSGFRNLAQMPVDGVEFDVHLTRSGEMLVIHDPTLDRTTNAQGPVADLSSGKHREVRLKESGGETIPTLDEVLAVFKDTTLELHIELKTHADGTPYEGLAAKAFDAINRLELAERSILTSFHPDVLADIRKAAPGIRPLSSFDANSAERLGLTGGLSLMKQCSDIIAVEVSLLQAQWEEITRLVPLDRLGAWVPNEISDLEYWLAKPIRQITTDRPDLALQARR; encoded by the coding sequence ATGGTGCTTATCATCGGCCACCGCGGTGGCCGCAATCTCTGGCCCGAGAACAGTCTTTCGGGTTTCCGTAACCTTGCGCAAATGCCGGTCGATGGCGTGGAATTCGACGTCCACCTGACACGATCCGGAGAAATGCTCGTCATACACGACCCGACGCTCGATCGCACGACCAATGCGCAAGGCCCGGTCGCCGACCTTAGTTCCGGAAAACATCGCGAAGTCCGGCTCAAGGAGAGCGGCGGGGAGACGATTCCGACTCTGGACGAGGTACTTGCCGTCTTCAAGGACACCACGCTCGAGCTTCATATCGAACTGAAGACCCATGCCGATGGAACGCCTTATGAAGGGCTTGCCGCCAAAGCCTTTGACGCTATCAACCGGCTTGAGCTGGCGGAGCGCTCGATCCTGACAAGCTTTCATCCCGACGTTCTTGCCGACATTCGCAAGGCCGCTCCCGGAATTCGCCCCTTGTCCTCCTTCGATGCCAATTCAGCCGAGCGCCTCGGCCTGACCGGCGGTCTCAGCCTGATGAAGCAATGCTCGGATATCATCGCCGTCGAAGTGTCTCTTCTTCAGGCGCAATGGGAAGAGATCACCCGGCTTGTTCCGCTCGACCGCCTCGGCGCATGGGTTCCGAATGAAATCAGCGACCTCGAATACTGGCTTGCGAAGCCGATCCGGCAGATCACCACGGACCGGCCGGATCTAGCCTTGCAGGCGCGGAGATGA
- a CDS encoding FGGY-family carbohydrate kinase, whose product MSDTSHTSETGAKYVIGVDVGTGSARAGLFDMAGSMLASAKRNISLFHEAGSMVEQSSTEIWSAVCAAVREAVAAAGVDPASVVGLGFDATCSLVVLGEGGKPLPIGPSEDPDRNIIVWMDHRAVPQAERINAFGHDVLRYVGGRISPEMETPKLLWLRENRPDVFNAAWQFFDLADFLTWRATGDLSRSTCTVTCKWTYLAHEKRWDSGYFHQIGLGVLAEEGFARIGDVVVEPGAALGKGLTAAAAEELGLTPGTAVAAGLIDAHAGGVGTVGADPQTNLAYVFGTSSCTMTSTAEPSFVPGVWGPYYSAMVPGLWLNEGGQSAAGAAIDHLLSFHPAASEARELSKGAGVPLPVLLADMATGKAGRPSDAVKLAAGLHVVPEFLGNRAPFADPHARALIAGLGMERDVESLVSLYIAGLCGIGYGLRQIIDTQVEAGVSVENIVISGGAGQHDFVRQMLADATGKPVTATRAEEPVLLGAAILGAVAGRQFAGVGEAMRRLTKVERRFLPSEAPISDLHDRRYEAFKALQALARKLRNDG is encoded by the coding sequence ATGAGCGACACATCTCATACCTCAGAGACCGGCGCTAAATATGTCATCGGCGTCGATGTCGGCACCGGCAGCGCCCGGGCCGGCCTGTTCGATATGGCCGGCAGCATGCTGGCCTCCGCTAAGCGGAATATAAGCCTGTTTCATGAAGCCGGCTCCATGGTCGAGCAATCGAGCACCGAAATCTGGAGCGCCGTTTGCGCGGCAGTGCGAGAGGCGGTTGCCGCAGCCGGCGTCGATCCGGCGTCGGTGGTCGGGCTGGGATTCGACGCCACCTGTTCGCTCGTCGTCCTCGGCGAAGGCGGCAAGCCGCTTCCCATCGGGCCTTCGGAAGATCCGGACCGAAATATCATCGTTTGGATGGACCATCGCGCCGTCCCGCAGGCGGAACGCATCAATGCGTTTGGACACGATGTGCTGCGCTATGTCGGCGGCCGCATCTCTCCCGAAATGGAAACGCCCAAGCTTCTCTGGCTTAGGGAAAACCGTCCCGACGTCTTCAATGCCGCCTGGCAATTCTTCGATCTTGCCGATTTCCTGACCTGGCGTGCGACCGGCGATCTATCGCGCTCGACCTGCACGGTCACCTGCAAGTGGACCTATCTCGCCCATGAAAAACGTTGGGACAGCGGTTATTTCCATCAGATCGGTCTCGGCGTGCTGGCGGAGGAAGGCTTTGCCCGCATCGGCGACGTTGTCGTCGAGCCCGGTGCGGCGCTGGGCAAGGGACTGACAGCGGCTGCAGCAGAAGAGCTCGGCCTCACGCCTGGAACGGCCGTCGCAGCCGGGCTGATCGATGCCCATGCGGGCGGTGTCGGAACCGTCGGCGCCGATCCGCAAACAAACCTTGCCTATGTTTTCGGGACTTCTTCCTGCACGATGACATCGACGGCGGAGCCGTCCTTCGTTCCCGGCGTCTGGGGGCCTTATTATTCGGCGATGGTGCCGGGCCTGTGGCTGAACGAGGGCGGCCAGAGTGCCGCCGGCGCGGCGATCGACCATCTTCTCTCTTTTCATCCGGCAGCCAGCGAGGCGAGGGAGCTTTCGAAGGGCGCGGGCGTTCCGCTGCCGGTCCTGCTTGCAGACATGGCCACCGGAAAGGCGGGCCGTCCTTCAGATGCCGTCAAGCTGGCGGCCGGGCTGCACGTCGTTCCTGAATTCCTCGGTAACCGTGCCCCCTTCGCCGATCCGCATGCCCGCGCGCTCATTGCCGGTCTCGGCATGGAGCGGGATGTCGAAAGCCTGGTCTCGCTCTACATCGCGGGGCTTTGCGGCATCGGTTACGGCCTCCGGCAGATCATCGACACGCAGGTTGAGGCGGGTGTGAGCGTCGAAAATATCGTCATCAGCGGCGGGGCCGGCCAGCACGATTTCGTCCGTCAGATGCTCGCCGATGCGACCGGCAAGCCGGTGACGGCGACGAGGGCCGAGGAGCCGGTGTTGCTGGGGGCGGCCATCCTCGGCGCCGTCGCCGGCCGGCAATTTGCCGGTGTTGGCGAGGCGATGCGCAGATTGACAAAGGTGGAAAGGCGTTTTCTGCCATCGGAAGCCCCGATTTCCGACCTTCACGACAGACGCTACGAAGCGTTCAAGGCCCTTCAGGCCCTGGCACGCAAGCTTCGCAATGACGGCTGA
- a CDS encoding TetR/AcrR family transcriptional regulator: MTVSVDTAEPSEFSPRQNAVLEQALQLLVDGGEKALTTSGVARAANCSKESLYKWFGDRDGLLSAMIAYQASKVRTFERNGERLTATSLHDHVVIFARDLLEVLAGDVSLALNRLAIGQSHRDGSKLGKLLLERGRRQIDRRAMALIDAGKRAGLLRFADADEAYHTLYGLVVSDLHVRMLLGEPGLKDTARQAEKAVTAFLRLYGTEKVLAEMPALG, encoded by the coding sequence ATGACCGTGTCCGTCGATACTGCAGAGCCGAGCGAGTTTTCGCCGCGCCAGAACGCCGTTCTGGAGCAGGCGCTGCAGCTGCTGGTCGATGGCGGCGAGAAGGCGCTGACGACGTCTGGTGTCGCGCGCGCCGCCAACTGCTCGAAGGAAAGCCTTTACAAGTGGTTCGGCGACCGCGACGGGTTGCTATCGGCGATGATCGCCTATCAGGCGAGCAAGGTGCGCACCTTCGAGCGCAACGGCGAGCGACTGACGGCGACGAGCCTGCACGACCATGTCGTCATCTTCGCGCGTGACCTGCTCGAGGTTCTCGCCGGCGATGTCTCGCTGGCGCTCAACCGTCTCGCCATTGGGCAGTCGCACCGCGACGGCTCGAAGCTCGGCAAGCTCCTGCTCGAGCGCGGCCGCCGCCAGATCGACCGGCGCGCCATGGCGCTGATCGACGCCGGAAAGAGGGCGGGGCTGCTGCGCTTTGCCGATGCCGACGAGGCCTATCACACGCTTTATGGGCTTGTCGTTTCCGACCTGCATGTGCGCATGCTGCTCGGGGAACCCGGCCTCAAGGATACCGCGCGACAGGCGGAGAAGGCGGTGACCGCCTTCCTCCGGCTTTATGGCACGGAGAAGGTACTGGCGGAGATGCCGGCTCTCGGCTGA
- a CDS encoding ABC transporter permease subunit encodes MPERHLGLSIFCHAVLLIGAIFVCLPLYFAFVAGSLTLQEVQQAPFPVTPGEHFLENLAAAWQQGEFSQLFLNSIIVTAGIVIGKLAISLIAAFGVTYFRFPFRMTAFWLIFVSLMLPVEVRIIPTYEAVADAAGPIRWLAGTIGLAGILEQLTGYSIEASLKWNMVNSYAGLILPLIASASATFLFRQFFLTVPDELCEAAKLDGAGPLKFFKDILLPLSSANIAALSIILFLYGWNQYLWPLLFTTDKDMGTAVLGLKHLVPVSDSAPAWNIAMSAALLVMLPPAAVILFMQRWFTKGLVDSGK; translated from the coding sequence ATGCCCGAACGTCATCTCGGTCTTTCGATCTTTTGTCATGCCGTGCTGCTGATCGGCGCGATCTTCGTTTGCCTGCCCCTCTACTTCGCCTTCGTCGCGGGGTCGCTGACCTTGCAGGAAGTTCAGCAGGCGCCGTTCCCGGTGACGCCGGGTGAGCATTTTTTGGAGAACCTGGCGGCCGCCTGGCAGCAAGGGGAGTTCTCCCAACTGTTCCTGAATTCGATCATCGTCACCGCCGGCATCGTCATCGGCAAGCTTGCGATCTCGCTGATTGCCGCGTTCGGCGTGACCTATTTCCGTTTCCCGTTTCGCATGACGGCGTTCTGGCTGATCTTCGTGTCGCTGATGCTTCCGGTCGAGGTCCGCATCATCCCGACTTATGAGGCGGTCGCCGATGCCGCCGGCCCGATCCGCTGGCTGGCCGGGACGATCGGCCTTGCCGGTATCCTCGAACAGCTGACGGGATACAGCATCGAAGCCTCGTTGAAATGGAACATGGTCAACAGCTATGCCGGCCTGATCCTGCCGCTGATCGCCTCTGCCTCGGCAACCTTTCTGTTCCGGCAGTTCTTCCTGACCGTTCCCGACGAGCTTTGCGAGGCGGCCAAGCTCGACGGCGCCGGTCCGCTGAAATTCTTCAAGGATATCCTTCTTCCGCTGTCGAGCGCCAACATTGCGGCCCTGTCGATCATCCTGTTTCTCTACGGCTGGAACCAGTATTTGTGGCCGCTGCTCTTCACCACCGACAAGGACATGGGAACGGCGGTGCTCGGGCTGAAGCACCTCGTTCCCGTCTCGGACTCCGCACCTGCCTGGAACATTGCGATGAGCGCGGCGCTTCTCGTTATGCTTCCGCCTGCGGCAGTCATTCTCTTCATGCAGCGCTGGTTCACCAAAGGACTGGTGGACTCCGGAAAGTAA
- the ilvC gene encoding ketol-acid reductoisomerase, translating to MRVYYDRDADLNLIKAKKVAVIGYGSQGRAHALNLKDSGAQNLVIALKAGSPTVKKAEADGFKVMTVAEAAGWADLMMMATPDELQADIYKADIAPNIRDGAAIAFAHGLNVHFGLIEPKASVDVVMIAPKGPGHTVRGEYQKGGGVPCLVAVHQNASGNALELALSYACGVGGGRSGIIETNFREECETDLFGEQVVLCGGLVELIRAGFETLTEAGYAPEMAYFECLHEVKLIVDLIYEGGIANMNYSISNTAEWGEYVTGPRIITEETKAEMKRVLKDIQTGKFTSEWMQEYRSGAARFKGIRRNNDSHQIEEVGAKLRGMMPWIGKNKLVDKSVN from the coding sequence ATGCGCGTCTATTACGATCGTGATGCCGATCTCAACCTCATCAAGGCCAAGAAGGTCGCCGTCATCGGCTACGGCTCGCAGGGCCGCGCCCATGCGCTGAACCTGAAGGACAGCGGCGCCCAGAACCTCGTCATCGCGCTCAAGGCTGGTTCGCCCACCGTCAAGAAGGCCGAAGCCGATGGCTTCAAGGTCATGACGGTCGCCGAAGCCGCCGGCTGGGCCGACCTGATGATGATGGCGACGCCGGATGAACTGCAGGCCGACATCTACAAGGCCGATATCGCTCCAAACATCCGCGACGGCGCTGCGATCGCTTTCGCCCACGGCCTCAACGTCCATTTCGGCCTGATCGAGCCGAAGGCTTCCGTCGACGTCGTCATGATCGCGCCGAAGGGCCCGGGCCACACGGTTCGCGGCGAATACCAAAAGGGCGGCGGCGTTCCCTGCCTCGTTGCCGTTCACCAGAACGCTTCCGGCAATGCGCTTGAACTCGCGCTCTCCTACGCCTGCGGCGTCGGCGGTGGCCGTTCCGGCATCATCGAAACCAACTTCCGCGAAGAGTGCGAAACCGACCTCTTCGGCGAACAGGTTGTTCTCTGCGGCGGTCTCGTCGAGCTCATTCGCGCCGGTTTCGAAACGCTGACCGAAGCCGGTTACGCGCCTGAGATGGCCTATTTCGAGTGCCTGCACGAAGTGAAGCTGATCGTCGACCTGATCTATGAAGGCGGCATCGCCAACATGAACTACTCGATCTCCAACACGGCCGAGTGGGGCGAATACGTCACGGGCCCGCGCATCATCACCGAAGAAACCAAGGCTGAGATGAAGCGCGTGCTGAAGGACATCCAGACCGGCAAGTTCACCTCGGAATGGATGCAGGAATACCGGTCGGGTGCGGCCCGCTTCAAGGGTATCCGCCGCAACAACGACAGCCACCAGATCGAGGAAGTCGGCGCCAAGCTGCGCGGCATGATGCCCTGGATCGGCAAGAACAAGCTGGTCGACAAGAGCGTGAACTAA
- a CDS encoding ribbon-helix-helix domain-containing protein, with product MAKMTISLPDNLADYVARRVASGRYANASAYLAELVLKDQDHRKLDDEELREMLRLAEESGISDRRIADILLETKAKLRDNL from the coding sequence ATGGCGAAAATGACGATCTCGCTTCCGGACAATCTGGCGGATTACGTCGCACGCCGTGTCGCAAGCGGCAGATACGCCAACGCCAGCGCATATCTGGCGGAGCTCGTCCTCAAGGACCAGGATCATCGCAAGCTCGATGACGAAGAATTGCGTGAGATGCTGAGGTTGGCTGAGGAGAGCGGCATCAGCGACCGGCGCATTGCCGATATTCTGTTGGAAACGAAGGCAAAGCTGCGTGACAACCTATAG
- a CDS encoding class I SAM-dependent DNA methyltransferase — MPDDSTSAFYDNNADLYANRARSLPKQKLDAFLARLAPGAAILELGCGGGQDSAYMLAQGFAVTPTDGSAELARQAEARIGRPVKVMLFQELDADSAFHGVWAHASLLHVPRSELPDVFTRIHRALKPGGLLHASFKAGEAEGYDGFGRYYNYPSAEWLSALLTEGGWRNLVLEESDGGGYDGKPTRWIVVSAQR, encoded by the coding sequence ATGCCTGATGACAGCACATCCGCCTTCTACGACAACAACGCAGACTTATACGCCAACCGCGCACGCAGCCTGCCGAAACAGAAGCTCGACGCCTTCCTCGCCCGGCTCGCGCCGGGAGCTGCGATCCTTGAACTCGGCTGCGGCGGCGGGCAGGACAGCGCCTATATGCTAGCGCAGGGTTTCGCCGTGACGCCGACCGACGGCTCTGCTGAACTCGCAAGACAGGCCGAAGCGCGGATCGGCAGGCCGGTGAAGGTGATGCTATTCCAGGAACTCGACGCCGACAGCGCCTTCCACGGTGTCTGGGCGCATGCAAGCCTTCTCCATGTTCCGAGATCCGAGCTGCCCGACGTCTTCACCCGCATCCACCGCGCCCTGAAGCCCGGCGGCCTCCTTCACGCAAGCTTCAAGGCTGGGGAAGCTGAGGGCTATGACGGCTTCGGACGTTATTACAACTATCCTTCCGCCGAATGGCTGTCGGCGCTTTTGACGGAGGGTGGCTGGCGCAACCTCGTCCTGGAGGAAAGCGACGGTGGCGGATATGACGGCAAGCCGACCCGCTGGATCGTGGTGAGCGCCCAAAGATAA